tttacagctgcagctcaaaacaaacacttttgttttcctgcttctcTGAAGAAACGTCTGttggatatttgttttttccttcacaAATACTTGTTCATGTGTCCTTGACCAACAATGGAGGATTTCAATTTGTAAATCGTTTGAGAATGGAACCATTAATGTGCCAAAGTGTAAACTCAACGctaaacagaagaaaactgaCAGCTGAGATCTGCAGGAGGACATGCCCTCATCATGAGGACCGGAACAGGAAGTGCAGTTTATGCAGAACGGGGGTGAAGTCTAAGGCGTCTGGTGGCTACACCCCCTCCAGACATAGCCGATGATCTAATTGGCTGAGCAGGGACCAGGGCTGGTGGTTAATGAAGCTGAGCTGCTGACTGAAGTTAAAGAGTTCCCAGATCCAGTGGGAGTTTCTCTCACCTCATCATATGAGTCTAATCTGGGGCGACACCACTTCACTGGGACACAGGAGTCAGGTTAGAGTGTGAAATTTGTGACGGAGAAAAGaagctgctttattttttattttttgtctcagTCCTTTAAAAAACCCAGGTGGTGAACACAGCAcagattgtgtgtgagtgtgaagaggataAACAACCCCGGGGAAACTTTTTAGCTTCATCCTATAAAACACTGGAGCAAATGACGTGTTTCTAATGCTGGCTTTGTCAGACCGGCTCTTAATGCCCCAGCTCTCCGTCTGCAGTCCTCCTCCCAAATTAGACCCTCACAGACCACATGGGGATTCAACTCAGGTCCAGAAACCAGCGTGCCTCCATCCAAACATGAAATCCCGGGAGATGGACTTTTGGCCTCATTAGAGTCTCACGAAGTCAAACCAACACTCTCCCTCCGAGTCTGGATGTGAGTCAGGAGTCTGTTGCTGGACCTGTGGTTTCTGATGCACTGAAAATCAGGTCGGAGAAGCTGATTCTAGTGCCGCAGCCAACGTTTCTGAGTCAGAATGGCCCAAAAGCAAAAGTCTTGAATAGATCTGCGAGGTACCGAAGCCTCGCTGAGGCTGGCTTGGacctcggggggggggggggggggggtttaaagGACACTCATGCGCTACAAACCCACAGCAATCGCCTGTTATCTCATAATCAATCATTTTACAGAGTTAGTCCTTGAGACGCTGTCTTCTGAGGCAGAACTCACGTAAAGTGGAAATAAGACCGGTGAGAGATGTTTTACCTCGTATGTGATTTGAGGAGAACAATTCTCTCTGAAGTGACGGCAAATCAAAAACAGGCCCTGGGGTCCTGATAGAGCTGCAGGTGTCGTCCCGTTGTTTCCTCAGTGTCCGTAACCTCTGTCTGGTCTGGTGTTTGTTAATATCCACAGGTTAGAAGGTGAAAATGATTTGTCAGTTTGCTGTCGGACACCATGTGGCCCCCTCGATGCTAATGGTACAGTGAGGGTGGTATTTTCAGTATGTTGCATGAATTAATGACTAATTCCACTGGTTTCAGTCCAGAGGTGGGACATTTATCTGTGAGACCTGTCCCTCTCCGGCTGTCTCGGCACTGTACACAGTCAAAAGTCGGTGTAGGTGGTGAAGCTGCCCTGGGAGAGAGATCGGTGGTCTTGTCTTTCACTCCTCACGCTGGCTGTTAATGTTGAGCCAGTTACCTCACAGTCAAATTTAAGGCTCCACACTCACTCTAGTGTCAGAGAGCACAACTACAAACGGATCTACATGAATCCCTGTTCCTGGATCCTAAGAAGCTTCACCACGTTCTCCGATCAGAACCAAGACTGGCGAGCTATTTCCCAAACACGAGGGAAAGAGAATTTGTACCAGTTCACTTTGACACTTCGTCTTGCCTTCAGTTTGGATTTGATCAACATCATCTGCAAACCAGAACTGAAAGAGCAAAGTGAAAGTGAGAATATCTAACACATTCTAAGTGTTTGTTTCCTAACATGAAACCTAAGATTCATGCTGCGTGATTTGCTGgttatttcccagggaatacAGTGATTTTTCCGGCCTTGGCCAGCTGCTGAATTATCTGGGCTTCGTAGTCGGCATCGTGGACGCCCGTCTTCCTGAACTCTCCCGAGTAGCGGTTCTGCTCCCAGTAGTGGTGCCAGTTCCCGCGGCTGTCGGCCCCGAAGCCAAACACATTCACCTGGAGGAGATCGACAAGCGAGTGTCAGACGCCGATGTGTGTTTCCACAAGAAGAATATGAGGTACGGAGTTTTACAGTATGTGGTGACACTGTGGAGGCAAAGTGAATCACTGACCTCGTCACAGACGTGAAGGGCAAAGAACAGCACCAGCATGCCAGTGGAGGGGTAGCGCCCGTGATGTCGGGTCCAGTGGTCGTGGATGTATTTAAAGAATGCTGGGTTGAAGATCTGGACCTGGACGGTGGACAAAGACCCAGAGACAAGCAGAAAAAGACTATTAAATTGCTCAAAACGAAACAATCCCGATTCCcatctgcaatgggaatggaatTTAATCTGCATTGATGTCGAACATGACGAACCAGGAAGAAAGCATGAGGCAAACTTGGAAAGGAGTCAATCGGCTTTTTAGTGGGTTCATCCATGTTTATAAAAACTTCTATACCAGCTAACTCTGCTGTAAAACAGGTACAAGACTCAAACTGAATGTGTTGTTGTCATTCTCCACAGCCTCATATTCACAAAGATATAGATTTAATTTACACGTCGTTCAGAGCTGTACAGAAACACAGGGAAGATAATCTCATGCAAattgcatttgcattttcacaggGTCCAACCTAACGAGAAAAGAGTTTGAGTTTGAattctctctgtggttttgatTGCTCTGAAAGATTAAAAGCACGGTTAAACAAATGAGTGGtgattataaatgtattatctACCTCCCGGTGATGtacagacacaacaaacaggGAATTATGCTGCTCGGAGCGTCGCACTAATCTACAGTTTAGTCTCTGCTCCACTGACACTGTAATGACGGGTTCTATGAGCAGGTGAAGATGTTCATGAAGACGTCACAGGATGGGGATTAATTtgagtgtatttatattttcatggatTAAAGAGCGAGCGgaaaatgaagggcaggttatAATCTAACTGTAATCCTTCATCAACCATGAGGAGGGGCTGGTATAGTTGCAGACACAGGGGTcaaagtgtgcgtgtgtacttatactgtatgtatgtggcGTGTACTTCTGGTACCAGAAGCGATAAGTCAAATTCATACCTTGTCTTTATCGACACGGAGGAACTGCTTCACTGGAGCGTAggtactgagagagagagagacagagagagagagagagagagagagacattgatTAAACACACCCAATCAGCACTTAAAGTGATTGCTGCAGCAATGAATTctggatgattgacagctgacagatTTTTCCAACCCAGTGACTCTCTGGCTTCTCATaactttgctgtgtgtgtgtgtgtgtgtgtgtgtgtgtgtgtgtgtgtgtgtgtgtgtgtgtgtgtgtgtgctctgtctATGCCCTCAAACTACACTCTACTCACTGAGCATGTGTGTCTGGCGAAATTTAAATGGCGTATTCCAACATTTTAGCGTCTCGTGTTTTGTTgtgcagctgcatgtgtgtcCACAAAATGTGTTAATCCATGCTTATGCATCTCTGTGTCTTATGTGTGGCttatgcgtgcgtgtgtgcctTCTTACAATCGAATCTGGCCGGTGGACAGAGCGCTGGTGATCCAAACTAGATCCAGTGTTTTGAAGGGAACCAGCACGAAGCTGACGTTGGCAGCCAGGTTTTTGGCGCTCTCCGGGTACATGAAGTGATGAGTGGTGTGGCTGCCTGCGTCTTCCTCGTAGCCCACTGTGGGGGCCAGGTTTATCCTGCGAGAGTGAGAGATGACTCAGCATGAGAGAGGAACGTCTTCAGGTCGCAGGTCATCTGTTGAGGCTGGGCAGGGACTTTAACAGTCTGTTGATAAACTGTCATCACACAGTGATGATTCCAAAAATGCCACTGAACTATGTTTAAAATAAGAGGAGAGATGTGCTGAGAGGGAGGAAGTTGTGGCAAAGAGAACACAGCGATCCTTCTCAGCTGCCATTCCACTGCTTCTGTAGAGAACGCCAAATCACTAAGAGGAGAAATCTCCCAAACATTGGTTCGAACCCCAGCAGCAGTCACTCATCATTATTGTTTATCAGTATCACGTGGCTACAAGTCCCAGCGTGAAACAGTTAATTAGTGCTGCAGAACTTAATGATCTTCATGTGGTGTTTAAAagaaactctgctgctgttATTAAACAATAATCAAGTTtcttattcaaatgtaaattattAACGAGTTAAAGATCATAACAAACCTTTTTTTGATTGATTTAGGATTCACTGAATATACCCAGAGTTTCAATTTAAATGCTGTTGAATTCATTTCCTTTCTTATTGATACTTATCAATGTGTGAATACTGTGATTATATATTTAAGGTATCGTATAGTCACTGATACTCTTTAAGGAACAGTccaacattttgggaaaagaTCAACAGCAGCTTTGTGTCGATTCGGACGGTGGAACACAAAACTCACATCATCGTATAAAGCAGATATGAAGAAAATCTGTTCTTAGCGTTTGTACACAATGGTTCTGcattgacatttatttaaatgagttTAAACTCTTTAAAAATTGCTAGTCTGACTCTGTCTTTGTGCCCCACAACATCTTTGAAACTTACATGAGTATGTTTGTTTGGGCTTTAGGTTTAGATCCAACAGGGTGAACTGTTGCCTTCATCATataacacaagaaaaacataaaatggtTTGTCAGACTTTCAGTCTCCTTTAGTTTCTTCCTCTTGTGCTGCTGAGGATCATCTGCCTCCTGGACAAGTTGTATGTTTGCACGGCATCattcttctctctttgtttacGTGTTTGCAGCTGAGTCTCTGCGAGCTGCAGACTTCTGCTGTATTTACCGTGTGACTCAAGATCTGGAGGAGAGCGTTGTTTGAGTAAACAGGAAGCTGCACCTGAACACAATGGCCACCGTGCACTTCTACCCTTATGTGAACAGAGCAGATGCTTGTGAGGCGGCAGACCGACAGGAGGTGGGCGGCAGGGGTGAGTGGGACCGTTGTGGGTTCaagctgattttaaaatcaaatgaggGTCAAACTGCAGCAATGAGACGGTGTAACAGGAGATGGACGCTGGAGGCGGCCCACGCAGGTCTCCTGACGGTGCGTCGCTAATGGATGCTAATGTCTCAACCACAAAAAATACTCAGCATTCCTGCAAAGTGACCAGCACGTGGCACGGACCAACATatagctgctgtgtgtgtgtgcgtgtttgtgtgtgcgctcatGCCAACTGACAACAATCACCCTCTGTGATCCATCACTGACGCCACAAAGGGATTTATGTTCCTCTGTGTAAGTCAGAGACCTGATCTATACATTCTAGCTTCTGACCTCAGACCTCTCTGTTGACCAATGGGAGAGCTGGAGAGCGGGCAGCATTAAACACGGAGATTAAATATAGTATCAGAGAAACTCGTCAGCTGCCTGCATCTTTATTCTGCAATTTCCCTTTCGGATTAATAAAGAACTCAATCTATCATCTATTTTAAAAGTacatctcccacacacacacacacacaaactcgaTGATGTAACTTTAATGACATACTGTGCACGGTATAGTTCTCTCCTCACATGAACTCTCTCCCCTCTCCGCTCCAgatgtctccctcctcctcctcctcctcctcctccgtgtttCCGTCTTGGCATCTATCTCATCTATCTTTTGGGATTGCTCTCTGTAATGCAGCCCTGTATCCCTTCTTCCCCTTCGCTCCTCTGTCCACAGCCTCTGTCCCCCTCACCTCATGATGTAGTTGTGTCCGTCTATACTGGCGCCGTATCCGGCCCCGCGGAGGTTTCCGGAGTTTCCCACAACCGCACAGCGTAGGCAGCGCCCCGGATCCCACGAGCTGTACGGTGACCTTCCGGGAATGACCTGCAATAAAAGAcggaaaatataaataaagctgGACTGGATTCATGCTACTCGTGAAAGTAAATAGGTCGTTATTAGTACTTGAAAAGCAAGAGACAAAAAATAACCGAACCTACAGCTCAGACCTGATCGTACACATACATCCTGGTCTCTACTGAGGTGAATTCTTCATGAGATctccattaaaaataaataagcccCTTCCGCCCACAGGGAGCCAGTCTGAGATAATCCAACAGACACCCTCATGTGAGCGCACAGTGCTGTGCTTGGAGTCAGGATAGATAAAAAAGATATACACATACATTAAACGGGAATGAGCTGGGTCATTGATAAACCTAATGTCCTATAAAAGTAAATCTGTTCCCCTCCGCCTTTGCCCAAGAGTGTGAGGTAATGACCGGGCTGATTTGAAGGCACCACAACAATGGAGAgatgaattaataatataaaatacctGGAACAGCCTCAGCAGCACCTGCTGGATACTGTGTGGTTTAAACTGGGGCTGTAACAtctagagagagagggagagagagagagggagggagggagagagagggagggagagataaagTATTGTTAGGATGTGTAGTTCCTCTTCTGCAGACAAATTGGATCTGACAACAGACTTTAAATTTAGTTACTTTCTGTGCACCCATGTacgtgtgtatgcatgcatcTGCCTGCATTCATGTGCAAATAAGCAGGTGCttgtgcagagtgtgtgtgcgtgtgtgtgtgtgcgtgtgtgtgtgtgcgtgtgtgtgacagccATGTGTCAGACTGATGGGATGCAGTCAGACTGGCTGAGCTGTggtcagaggagcagaggtgtTTCTGTCCACATGTCAAAAAGAGCtgaattcaaaaagaaaaacagggaaaggaaagaaatgaCGAAAAATGTCGAGAGGAAAACAAGAAGTGCTcgcttttatttttagttttacacGTCGTGTGTCTGGTTGTCGACACAAAAACTCTTCAGATTGCACCTAATTAGACGAGACTACTGAAGTTTCTACGGTTCAGTCCAGGGTTTCTCTCTGGAACGTCCATGAGACCGTCTGTTCATTTCGTGAAGGTCGTCAGGTTGTTTGTTGGGCGTTTGTCTCattcttgt
This genomic interval from Paralichthys olivaceus isolate ysfri-2021 chromosome 7, ASM2471397v2, whole genome shotgun sequence contains the following:
- the st3gal2 gene encoding CMP-N-acetylneuraminate-beta-galactosamide-alpha-2,3-sialyltransferase 2 isoform X1, which produces MKRGAREIKERELDVRAKETAGEDLRMKTQAKESCVGKSELRPRMLQPQFKPHSIQQVLLRLFQVIPGRSPYSSWDPGRCLRCAVVGNSGNLRGAGYGASIDGHNYIMRINLAPTVGYEEDAGSHTTHHFMYPESAKNLAANVSFVLVPFKTLDLVWITSALSTGQIRFTYAPVKQFLRVDKDKVQIFNPAFFKYIHDHWTRHHGRYPSTGMLVLFFALHVCDEVNVFGFGADSRGNWHHYWEQNRYSGEFRKTGVHDADYEAQIIQQLAKAGKITVFPGK
- the st3gal2 gene encoding CMP-N-acetylneuraminate-beta-galactosamide-alpha-2,3-sialyltransferase 2 isoform X2 yields the protein MLQPQFKPHSIQQVLLRLFQVIPGRSPYSSWDPGRCLRCAVVGNSGNLRGAGYGASIDGHNYIMRINLAPTVGYEEDAGSHTTHHFMYPESAKNLAANVSFVLVPFKTLDLVWITSALSTGQIRFTYAPVKQFLRVDKDKVQIFNPAFFKYIHDHWTRHHGRYPSTGMLVLFFALHVCDEVNVFGFGADSRGNWHHYWEQNRYSGEFRKTGVHDADYEAQIIQQLAKAGKITVFPGK